The following coding sequences are from one Leptospira mayottensis 200901116 window:
- a CDS encoding 4Fe-4S dicluster domain-containing protein, protein MKIMFEILNIIRPAKTMNYKKVLPFNPNARGIPIPVLSSNESCLSCKSCEQVCPTHSLKIHSKDKMSFDYGACLQCGRCSEFCSDGKIVDSGFVHVYSTDREALKVTYTNGIPDKKPEMETEEVKRFRKTTKKTGFQFREVAASGNNTTEAEINASFNALFDSEASKIRVVASPKHADALVYSGPVGPNMEGPLDTAWETMPSPKALVACGSEAISGGLFKLGKLPKEPDLFIGGDPPRPDVIVSAFRYLMGTREFSFRTELAKFVQNLKETK, encoded by the coding sequence ATGAAAATTATGTTCGAGATATTGAATATAATTCGTCCTGCAAAAACGATGAATTATAAAAAGGTTTTGCCCTTCAACCCGAACGCGAGGGGAATTCCGATTCCAGTCTTATCTTCTAACGAATCTTGTCTTTCTTGCAAATCTTGCGAACAAGTATGTCCGACTCATTCACTCAAGATTCATTCCAAGGATAAAATGAGTTTTGATTATGGAGCTTGTCTTCAGTGTGGAAGATGTTCCGAGTTTTGCTCTGATGGAAAGATCGTCGATTCTGGTTTTGTTCACGTATATTCCACCGATCGGGAAGCCTTAAAAGTAACGTATACCAATGGAATACCGGATAAAAAACCAGAAATGGAAACCGAGGAAGTAAAACGGTTTAGAAAGACTACAAAGAAAACCGGATTTCAGTTTAGAGAGGTCGCTGCTAGCGGAAATAATACAACCGAAGCGGAAATCAATGCAAGTTTTAACGCCCTTTTTGACAGTGAGGCTAGTAAGATTCGAGTCGTCGCTTCTCCAAAACACGCGGATGCGCTTGTCTATTCGGGTCCGGTTGGACCAAATATGGAAGGTCCACTCGATACAGCGTGGGAAACGATGCCTTCTCCAAAAGCTCTTGTGGCTTGCGGTTCGGAAGCGATTTCAGGTGGGCTTTTCAAACTCGGTAAACTTCCAAAAGAACCTGACTTGTTCATTGGAGGAGATCCTCCTCGCCCGGATGTGATTGTTTCCGCGTTTCGGTATTTGATGGGAACCAGAGAATTCTCTTTCAGAACGGAACTGGCAAAGTTCGTTCAAAATTTAAAGGAAACCAAATAA
- a CDS encoding alginate export family protein, whose protein sequence is MISNQKKHTTKIMFILFFLPFFFGSEVLFSQATSPNAGPVIAAETKSTTEDNFDFVSPMKKNGISAEYNRHMFIDPDLSKTVNKYSNKLWINNWIKLGFYLRPRYESRNNLNFDKSNHAYTDRIMQTSAFYFLIDPNSYVTFKITIQDTRVWGGASPANVGDIRSGFFSNTPTLSSDPNIPGRPNNSIAPNSTSIREAFVMIQKLPLEAKMQVGRQIWAYGDQRMIGGGNWTINGLSYDGARIMFDYENFNSHFFAARPYWTQSGVNGVFSSNDPKVNSTPGNTNPSASQSDTTLFGTYNTFKILNEIVLDIYNIDVIKKWIPQTTPASTTDDVLAINRKRQNDQLYTTGFRLTNRTNKNNLPEGKAWDWAVESAWQNGYNGQRIHKRFLGYDLPGNVEGVNFADTRTERIKYSGHFHVVQSGYTFLEKLRLGLQYMYASGDNNRMDGSFSTFQTLVNPRFGVIPYWNNVAGLSENIDMKNLSSWNTNLTYKSSKWGMFQIAYIINDKVQKNDAWYAINGGANSIAGSTLSSPVATSTNAIGNVSSVGSTENYTGNAFTQPYSTGRNIYNELDLTWIFQVNDNVSIWTGAGFLIAGNSIRNYRNSPLFYNGTTNQFELNTAALMKQHTSDKNASVFFFQMNAAL, encoded by the coding sequence ATGATTTCGAATCAAAAAAAGCACACTACGAAAATAATGTTTATTTTGTTTTTTCTTCCTTTCTTTTTCGGAAGTGAGGTTTTGTTTTCTCAGGCTACTTCACCAAACGCAGGGCCTGTCATTGCAGCGGAAACGAAATCTACTACAGAGGATAATTTTGATTTTGTTTCTCCGATGAAAAAAAACGGAATTAGTGCCGAGTACAATCGACACATGTTTATCGATCCGGATCTCTCTAAGACGGTAAACAAATACTCGAATAAACTTTGGATCAATAACTGGATCAAATTAGGTTTTTATCTAAGACCTAGATACGAATCGAGAAATAATCTTAACTTTGATAAATCCAATCACGCTTATACGGATCGAATCATGCAGACTTCTGCATTTTATTTTCTCATCGATCCAAATTCGTATGTGACTTTTAAAATTACCATTCAAGATACCAGAGTTTGGGGCGGCGCATCTCCTGCAAATGTCGGGGACATTCGTTCTGGGTTTTTCAGCAATACTCCGACTCTTAGTTCGGATCCGAATATTCCGGGTAGGCCGAACAATTCAATCGCTCCCAACAGTACAAGTATTAGAGAAGCCTTTGTAATGATTCAAAAACTTCCTTTAGAAGCTAAAATGCAGGTTGGTCGGCAGATTTGGGCTTATGGTGATCAGAGGATGATCGGCGGAGGAAACTGGACGATCAACGGTTTATCCTACGATGGTGCCCGAATTATGTTCGATTACGAGAATTTCAACTCTCACTTTTTTGCCGCGAGACCTTATTGGACTCAAAGTGGTGTGAACGGGGTTTTTTCTTCCAACGATCCAAAAGTCAATTCCACTCCGGGAAACACAAATCCTTCCGCTTCCCAATCGGATACAACTCTTTTCGGTACATACAATACGTTCAAAATCTTGAATGAAATAGTTTTAGATATTTATAATATAGATGTAATCAAAAAGTGGATTCCCCAAACGACTCCTGCTTCCACTACGGATGACGTTCTCGCCATCAATCGTAAAAGGCAAAACGATCAACTTTATACGACCGGTTTTAGGCTTACTAATAGAACCAATAAAAACAATCTTCCCGAAGGAAAGGCTTGGGATTGGGCTGTAGAAAGTGCATGGCAGAACGGTTACAATGGTCAAAGAATTCATAAACGATTTTTAGGTTATGACCTCCCGGGTAATGTTGAAGGTGTAAATTTTGCAGATACAAGAACCGAAAGGATCAAGTATTCCGGTCATTTTCATGTCGTACAGAGTGGTTATACTTTTCTGGAGAAGTTAAGGTTGGGATTACAATACATGTACGCTTCCGGCGATAATAACCGAATGGATGGAAGTTTTTCCACTTTTCAAACTCTCGTGAATCCTCGTTTCGGTGTAATTCCTTATTGGAATAACGTAGCCGGCCTTTCCGAGAATATCGATATGAAAAATTTAAGCTCCTGGAATACGAACCTTACTTACAAAAGTAGCAAGTGGGGAATGTTTCAAATAGCGTATATCATTAACGACAAGGTTCAGAAAAACGACGCTTGGTATGCGATCAATGGAGGTGCAAACTCGATAGCAGGTTCTACACTTTCTTCTCCGGTAGCAACGTCGACTAACGCGATCGGGAATGTTTCTTCTGTAGGCTCGACGGAAAATTATACGGGAAACGCTTTCACACAACCGTATTCTACTGGCAGAAACATTTATAACGAATTGGATCTAACGTGGATATTTCAGGTGAACGATAATGTGTCTATTTGGACAGGTGCTGGTTTTTTGATCGCGGGAAATTCGATTCGAAATTATAGGAACAGTCCGTTGTTCTATAATGGAACGACGAACCAGTTTGAATTAAATACTGCAGCGTTGATGAAACAGCATACCTCTGACAAGAATGCGAGCGTATTCTTCTTTCAAATGAACGCCGCGCTTTAA
- a CDS encoding proton-conducting transporter membrane subunit — translation MNLIVLNGIGVTVLFLILLAYILAPTRGQKQITMWSFLMILCVALSFAAWNLEGFALQWVLIEATTFTGALLVSSSRTSKSFPIAWKFLLINSFGLGIAFLGIIIVTATLHGIDHPVEVLAGKLSEHPENLWIEIGLWLAIFGYSAKLGLFPNHVWVVDTYGESPSQISALIAAFIPVAVSYALRPFIHMDHQLYPTTFSAADGLLILGIITMLQSIVALYQRNDLRMMTAKVALFHSGAIGIFLWMDLSDSVFNFVMAGNIVMKSVLFLTMGIVRMDAGKRELSKIFLSEKINKKALSLYTASLFVAFILPGSPIFVNDLLLLKVGWAQGQWFVITVPFLGLIFFGVLLYKTVPLFNLEDRPFAKEFAGTLQIRMTNSLLLFVMVLGLGIWGFYHLLQGEF, via the coding sequence ATGAATCTTATCGTTTTGAACGGGATCGGAGTAACGGTTTTATTTCTGATTCTTCTCGCGTATATTTTAGCGCCTACCAGAGGTCAAAAACAAATCACGATGTGGTCTTTTTTGATGATCCTTTGCGTTGCTTTAAGTTTTGCGGCATGGAATTTGGAAGGGTTTGCCCTTCAATGGGTATTGATCGAAGCCACGACTTTCACCGGAGCTTTGCTTGTGTCTTCGAGTAGAACGTCTAAGTCGTTTCCGATCGCTTGGAAATTTCTTTTGATCAATTCCTTCGGATTAGGAATCGCATTTTTAGGAATTATCATAGTTACAGCCACATTACACGGTATCGATCATCCGGTCGAAGTTTTAGCGGGTAAGTTGTCCGAACATCCGGAAAATCTCTGGATTGAAATCGGGCTTTGGTTGGCGATTTTCGGGTATTCTGCAAAACTCGGACTCTTTCCCAATCACGTTTGGGTCGTAGATACTTACGGCGAAAGTCCGAGTCAAATTTCCGCATTGATCGCCGCGTTTATTCCGGTCGCGGTAAGTTACGCGTTACGTCCGTTCATTCACATGGATCATCAATTGTATCCAACTACTTTTAGTGCGGCGGACGGGTTGTTGATTCTAGGAATTATAACAATGTTACAGAGTATCGTCGCGCTCTATCAAAGGAACGATTTGAGAATGATGACTGCAAAGGTAGCTCTATTTCACAGTGGTGCGATTGGAATTTTTCTTTGGATGGATCTTTCGGATTCGGTGTTCAATTTCGTAATGGCAGGAAATATTGTAATGAAATCGGTTCTATTTTTAACGATGGGGATTGTAAGAATGGATGCCGGAAAAAGAGAATTGAGCAAAATTTTTCTTTCTGAGAAGATCAATAAGAAAGCGTTATCGCTTTATACGGCTTCTTTGTTTGTCGCCTTTATTCTTCCGGGTTCTCCGATTTTCGTAAATGACCTTTTACTTTTGAAAGTAGGTTGGGCCCAAGGTCAGTGGTTTGTGATTACGGTACCGTTTTTAGGATTGATCTTTTTTGGAGTGTTGCTCTACAAAACGGTTCCTCTTTTTAATTTGGAAGACCGGCCGTTTGCAAAGGAATTTGCCGGAACATTACAGATCCGCATGACCAATTCGCTTTTACTTTTTGTCATGGTACTCGGTCTCGGTATTTGGGGTTTTTATCATCTACTGCAAGGAGAATTTTGA
- the folE gene encoding GTP cyclohydrolase I FolE, which produces MEENIVNILKSIGEDPTREGLLNTPKRVKKAYDFLTSGYHADITKVVNGAIFEEPTEGMILVRDIEVYSLCEHHLLPFYGRAHVAYLPNKKIIGISKIPRIVDVFARRLQVQERLTEQIAYAVQEVLDPQGVAVVIKAKHLCMMMRGVEKQNSELFTSCLLGAFKENMVTRSEFLDLIRTGST; this is translated from the coding sequence TTGGAAGAAAATATCGTAAACATTCTAAAATCGATCGGAGAAGATCCGACTAGAGAGGGTCTCCTCAATACTCCGAAACGAGTGAAAAAAGCCTACGACTTTCTAACATCGGGCTACCACGCCGACATTACAAAAGTTGTCAACGGAGCGATCTTCGAAGAGCCTACGGAAGGAATGATTCTCGTTCGAGACATCGAAGTATATTCTCTCTGCGAACATCATCTTCTTCCTTTTTACGGAAGAGCTCACGTCGCTTATCTCCCTAACAAAAAGATCATCGGGATCAGCAAAATTCCTCGAATCGTCGATGTGTTTGCCAGAAGACTTCAAGTTCAGGAACGTCTCACGGAACAAATCGCTTACGCCGTTCAAGAAGTTCTTGATCCCCAAGGAGTCGCGGTGGTCATTAAGGCGAAACATCTTTGTATGATGATGAGAGGAGTCGAAAAACAAAATTCGGAACTTTTCACCTCTTGCCTGTTAGGGGCTTTCAAAGAAAATATGGTAACCCGTTCCGAGTTTTTAGATCTCATCCGCACCGGATCCACTTGA
- the acs gene encoding acetate--CoA ligase produces the protein MAKERVVLPSAEFKKNANITLKDYKSLYKESIENPNKFWAREANRLVWFKKWTKVLNHDFKNAKVEWFKGGKLNVSYNCLDRHLSTPLKNKAALIWEGDNPSESKVLTYYDVYREVNRFANVLKKYGVKKGDRILVYLPMIPELAITILACTRIGAIHSVVFGGFSPEALQSRIDDCKPKLIVTADGGFRGGKPIELKKNVDLALEKSKENVKTVIVVRRTGNESGLVWKDGRDYWYHFLIGDSDLPSYCKPELMDAEDPLFILYTSGSTGKPKGVLHTTGGYLLGANLTFHYVFDIKPEDTYWCTADIGWVTGHSYLVYGPLSNGASSVMFEGVPSYPDAGRFWDVIDKYGVNIFYTAPTAIRALMREGLTHVQKRNLSSLRLLGSVGEPINPEAWEWYFKIIGKGKCPIVDTWWQTETGSIMITALPGAIPQKPGSATLPFFGVQPVLVDNDGKEINDKGEVSGNLCIKSPWPSMMRGVYGDSKRFFDTYFSQFKGYYFTGDGARRDKDGYYWITGRVDDVINVSGHRIGSAEVESALVENRSVAEAAVVGFPHDIKGQGIYAYVTVKEGVTTNDTLKKELVATVEKVIGKIARPDVIHWTPSLPKTRSGKIMRRILRKIASGEFEGLGDTSTLADPSVVQKLIEDKRKFHS, from the coding sequence ATGGCAAAAGAACGAGTAGTTTTACCATCCGCGGAATTTAAAAAGAATGCAAACATTACCCTTAAGGATTATAAATCTCTTTATAAAGAATCCATCGAGAACCCGAACAAATTTTGGGCAAGAGAAGCAAACCGACTGGTTTGGTTTAAAAAATGGACCAAGGTTTTAAATCACGATTTTAAAAATGCAAAAGTGGAATGGTTCAAGGGTGGAAAGCTCAACGTTTCTTACAATTGTTTAGATCGTCACCTCAGCACTCCTTTGAAAAACAAAGCCGCTTTGATTTGGGAAGGAGATAATCCTTCAGAATCCAAGGTCCTTACATACTACGACGTTTACAGAGAGGTAAATCGTTTTGCGAACGTTCTCAAAAAATATGGAGTAAAAAAAGGAGATCGGATTCTTGTTTATCTTCCTATGATTCCGGAATTAGCCATTACAATTCTTGCATGTACTCGAATTGGAGCAATTCACTCCGTTGTTTTCGGAGGATTTTCGCCGGAAGCGCTTCAAAGCAGAATCGACGACTGTAAGCCAAAATTGATCGTTACCGCCGACGGAGGTTTCCGAGGCGGCAAACCAATTGAACTCAAAAAGAACGTCGACCTTGCTCTTGAAAAGTCCAAAGAGAATGTTAAAACAGTAATCGTTGTGCGTCGTACAGGAAACGAATCCGGCCTAGTTTGGAAAGACGGCCGGGATTATTGGTATCATTTTTTGATCGGTGATTCCGATTTACCTTCTTATTGTAAACCAGAATTGATGGATGCGGAAGATCCTCTTTTTATTCTTTATACTTCCGGTTCGACGGGAAAACCAAAAGGAGTTTTACATACTACGGGCGGTTATCTTCTCGGAGCTAATTTAACATTTCATTATGTATTTGATATCAAACCAGAAGACACATATTGGTGCACTGCGGACATAGGTTGGGTGACGGGTCATTCTTACTTAGTTTATGGTCCTTTGTCCAACGGGGCTTCTTCTGTGATGTTTGAAGGGGTTCCTTCTTATCCGGACGCAGGAAGATTTTGGGACGTTATCGATAAGTACGGAGTGAATATCTTTTATACGGCTCCGACCGCGATCCGTGCTTTGATGAGAGAAGGGTTGACTCATGTTCAAAAAAGAAATTTGAGTTCTTTACGTCTTTTGGGTTCCGTCGGAGAACCGATCAATCCCGAAGCTTGGGAATGGTATTTTAAAATTATCGGAAAGGGAAAATGTCCGATCGTAGATACCTGGTGGCAAACCGAAACCGGCTCTATCATGATCACTGCGTTGCCCGGAGCCATCCCACAAAAACCGGGTTCGGCTACTCTGCCGTTTTTCGGAGTCCAGCCCGTATTAGTGGACAACGACGGAAAGGAAATAAACGATAAAGGAGAAGTTTCCGGAAATCTGTGTATCAAAAGTCCTTGGCCTTCTATGATGCGCGGAGTTTACGGAGATTCGAAACGATTCTTTGATACATATTTCTCTCAATTCAAAGGATACTATTTTACAGGAGATGGGGCGCGTAGAGATAAAGATGGTTACTACTGGATTACTGGCCGTGTAGATGATGTGATTAACGTTTCTGGTCATAGAATCGGAAGCGCAGAAGTCGAAAGTGCACTCGTTGAAAATAGATCCGTCGCAGAGGCCGCTGTAGTTGGATTCCCTCACGACATCAAAGGGCAGGGAATATATGCTTACGTTACCGTAAAGGAAGGCGTTACGACTAATGATACCTTGAAAAAAGAGCTCGTTGCAACCGTTGAAAAAGTAATCGGCAAAATTGCGAGACCGGATGTAATTCATTGGACGCCGAGTCTTCCAAAAACTCGTTCCGGAAAAATTATGAGAAGAATTTTAAGAAAGATCGCCTCGGGAGAATTCGAGGGGCTTGGTGATACGTCGACTCTCGCGGATCCGTCGGTGGTTCAGAAGTTGATTGAAGACAAAAGGAAATTCCATAGTTAA
- a CDS encoding cobalamin-binding protein, translating into MVASENSNLAPMVARLGPKRIICLTEETTELFYLLGEEERIVGISAYTVRPLKAKEQKPKVSAFINGNIKRIRELKPDLIIGFSDIQANLAKDLISEGLNVLVTNQRTIFEIFDTLLLLGSIVDKRNETQKLIEGWKRKLDEIQQRYLSRNRVSVFFQEWDEPIISGISWVSELIELAGGKDCFEYLKKKSLAKDRIISASDVAEANPDVYIGSWCGKPVNFEWVRKHPDWQNVNAIRNQKIYELDSSIILQPGPALFEEGIDHLVRLIHS; encoded by the coding sequence ATGGTCGCTTCGGAAAACTCAAACCTCGCTCCTATGGTCGCTCGGTTAGGTCCGAAAAGAATTATCTGTCTCACCGAAGAAACGACCGAGTTATTTTATTTACTCGGCGAGGAAGAACGTATCGTAGGAATCTCCGCATATACAGTTCGACCCCTCAAGGCTAAAGAACAAAAGCCTAAGGTTTCTGCGTTTATCAACGGAAATATTAAACGTATTCGGGAATTAAAACCGGATCTTATCATCGGCTTTTCGGACATTCAAGCTAACCTAGCGAAAGATTTAATATCGGAGGGGCTTAACGTTCTTGTAACTAATCAAAGAACGATTTTCGAGATTTTTGATACGTTGTTGCTTTTAGGGTCCATCGTAGACAAAAGGAACGAAACACAAAAACTAATAGAAGGATGGAAAAGAAAGTTAGACGAAATTCAGCAAAGATATCTTTCTCGGAATCGTGTTTCCGTTTTCTTTCAAGAATGGGACGAACCAATCATTAGTGGAATTTCCTGGGTTTCGGAATTGATCGAATTGGCGGGTGGAAAAGATTGTTTTGAATATCTCAAAAAAAAATCCTTAGCGAAGGATAGAATTATCTCTGCATCAGATGTGGCGGAAGCAAATCCGGACGTATATATAGGGTCTTGGTGTGGAAAACCAGTGAATTTTGAATGGGTGCGGAAACATCCGGACTGGCAAAATGTGAACGCGATTCGAAATCAAAAAATTTATGAACTGGATTCTTCAATTATTCTCCAACCTGGTCCCGCATTATTTGAGGAAGGGATCGATCATCTCGTCAGATTGATTCATTCTTAA
- a CDS encoding NADH-quinone oxidoreductase subunit H, whose protein sequence is MEIILKYLDPVIRIVSFFTLPFLCGGLIQKIRSYSQGRKGAPVLQILYDTWRMIRKKPVDGPFSGFFTEASPLIAFLAGLVVWSLASFEWGSFLLIPFLIGVMRFALLAYSVENGTSFAGMGAAREIILYVFCEPIMILVLVVFESHLVFNANFASLAFGGLFLLGTSLVILAELAKPPFDDPRTHLELTMVHEAMLLEASGSRRALFELAQQFKTSSLFLFVAKMGVYHGEFFLSRSVPPFWLDVVATLGALFVSVCVGYIEANSTRRKWLWIPELLGLNFIFMLFLGILLKLG, encoded by the coding sequence ATGGAAATTATTCTTAAATACCTTGACCCAGTAATTCGAATCGTATCGTTTTTTACTCTCCCATTTTTGTGCGGAGGACTTATTCAAAAAATACGTTCCTATTCGCAAGGAAGAAAGGGTGCTCCTGTTCTTCAAATACTCTACGATACTTGGAGAATGATCCGTAAAAAACCGGTGGATGGGCCTTTTTCCGGGTTCTTTACGGAAGCGTCTCCTCTCATAGCTTTTTTGGCGGGGCTTGTCGTTTGGAGTTTGGCGAGTTTCGAATGGGGATCTTTTCTTCTTATTCCGTTCCTAATCGGAGTTATGCGATTTGCGTTACTCGCCTATTCTGTTGAAAACGGTACTTCGTTTGCGGGAATGGGAGCGGCGAGAGAAATAATTCTCTATGTGTTTTGCGAACCGATCATGATCCTCGTTCTCGTGGTGTTCGAATCGCATCTCGTGTTCAACGCGAACTTTGCAAGTCTCGCGTTCGGCGGTCTTTTTTTGTTGGGGACCTCTTTAGTAATTTTAGCTGAACTTGCAAAACCGCCGTTTGACGATCCGAGAACTCATTTGGAACTTACGATGGTTCACGAAGCGATGTTGCTTGAAGCTTCAGGAAGCAGAAGGGCTCTTTTTGAATTGGCGCAACAATTTAAAACGAGCTCTTTGTTTCTTTTTGTCGCGAAGATGGGCGTTTATCACGGGGAATTCTTTTTAAGTAGATCGGTACCTCCGTTCTGGCTCGATGTGGTTGCGACCTTAGGTGCGCTTTTTGTTTCCGTTTGTGTTGGTTACATAGAAGCGAATAGCACTCGAAGAAAATGGCTTTGGATTCCCGAATTGCTCGGTTTGAATTTTATCTTTATGCTCTTTTTGGGTATTCTTCTCAAGTTAGGTTGA
- a CDS encoding proton-conducting transporter membrane subunit produces MIILSYLIVVMSLVVPFLVAKVLGKDFFGQDTAIFIGLTLQTVLGMIISVYVHGYEHRKRTTILLGYAIFFLSTGLCYLVGKTLWLILFWELSTVSAFLLYQGGKWTPNSIKSFIALVVAGGVGAFCFTYWTYSPEGQFGNIFLVAGLLVKAAFFGFHFWLPEAHSGSPAHASAAYSGILVNLPLILFHQLVAPWLGNTVYIKILIPLAGFGVLWAGLSSLFSRDAKKAIAYSTVENMNFLFLCILLSALWKDSEVENLKVLSRSFSFLFILSLIHHSISKTFQFLSIGYLAKISGFSNVDQNTGVGRISGLPTSLLSLGTISFLAIPGTTGFLSEATFVKLVAGVLEIPGQSAILVLPLLILVSSGLVLGAAGHLRIFLGMVLSRPRTEWSENKPSRSVFYSIFLSGALILVVSFGISAYALYYSPTTEWLDEQWYRGLAIVNFVGLGMIVFVGILGFRTKISKKKLWDCGGNYGGADVAIPSDGISDPLFPSLGRYFTNEEGNSRLDEGILQGIIKFLNTFKTRVNEADEESISINLAFSSVTVVILLFVIIGLKLTEGDLWKLFLNTLTQ; encoded by the coding sequence ATGATCATTCTATCTTATTTGATAGTTGTAATGTCTCTTGTTGTACCCTTTTTAGTAGCAAAGGTACTCGGTAAGGATTTTTTCGGGCAGGATACGGCTATATTTATTGGCCTTACTCTTCAGACAGTGTTGGGAATGATAATCTCCGTTTATGTTCACGGTTATGAGCACCGTAAAAGAACAACCATTCTCTTGGGCTACGCTATATTCTTCCTCAGTACTGGGCTGTGCTATTTAGTCGGTAAAACTTTATGGCTGATTCTTTTTTGGGAATTATCCACGGTCAGTGCTTTCCTTCTTTATCAAGGAGGTAAATGGACTCCGAATTCCATCAAAAGTTTTATTGCGTTAGTCGTTGCGGGTGGGGTCGGAGCTTTTTGTTTTACGTATTGGACTTATTCTCCTGAAGGTCAGTTCGGAAATATTTTTTTGGTTGCTGGTCTTTTAGTGAAAGCAGCATTTTTTGGGTTTCACTTCTGGCTTCCGGAAGCTCATTCTGGATCTCCGGCGCATGCGTCTGCCGCTTACTCGGGAATTTTGGTAAATCTTCCTTTGATCCTTTTTCATCAGCTCGTGGCCCCTTGGCTCGGTAATACTGTTTATATCAAAATTTTAATTCCTTTAGCAGGTTTCGGAGTACTTTGGGCGGGTTTATCTTCTTTATTTTCAAGAGACGCTAAGAAGGCGATTGCTTACAGCACTGTAGAGAATATGAATTTTCTGTTTCTCTGTATTCTTCTTTCCGCGTTGTGGAAAGACAGTGAAGTGGAGAATTTAAAAGTACTCAGCAGATCTTTTTCGTTTCTGTTCATTCTTTCTTTGATCCACCATAGTATCAGTAAAACATTTCAGTTTCTTTCAATCGGATACCTCGCCAAAATATCAGGTTTTTCGAATGTGGATCAAAACACCGGTGTCGGAAGAATTTCTGGACTACCGACTTCGTTGTTAAGTTTAGGGACGATCAGTTTTCTCGCGATCCCAGGGACTACTGGATTTCTTTCAGAAGCGACTTTTGTAAAATTAGTCGCGGGAGTTTTGGAAATTCCAGGACAAAGTGCGATTCTCGTCCTTCCACTTTTGATTTTAGTTTCCTCCGGTTTGGTTTTAGGGGCGGCCGGTCACTTGAGAATTTTTCTGGGAATGGTTTTGTCCAGGCCGAGAACCGAATGGTCTGAAAACAAACCTTCTCGTTCTGTATTTTATTCTATTTTTTTAAGCGGGGCTTTGATCTTGGTTGTGTCCTTTGGAATCTCTGCCTATGCATTGTATTATTCGCCAACTACAGAATGGTTGGACGAACAATGGTATAGAGGCCTTGCGATCGTCAATTTTGTTGGACTTGGAATGATCGTTTTTGTGGGTATTCTAGGCTTCAGAACAAAAATTTCCAAAAAGAAACTTTGGGACTGTGGTGGCAATTACGGTGGTGCGGACGTTGCGATTCCTTCCGACGGAATCTCGGATCCTCTTTTCCCTTCTCTGGGAAGATATTTTACCAATGAAGAAGGTAACTCTCGTTTAGACGAAGGGATACTTCAGGGTATTATAAAATTTTTAAATACTTTTAAGACGAGAGTGAACGAGGCGGATGAAGAATCGATTTCGATCAACCTTGCATTTTCGTCTGTAACCGTGGTCATCCTTCTGTTTGTGATTATCGGTCTGAAATTAACCGAGGGAGATTTATGGAAATTATTCTTAAATACCTTGACCCAGTAA
- a CDS encoding DUF1304 domain-containing protein: protein MILAARILAGIVGALHVWIFLMESVLWMRPTIHRRFGVTDKKLAETMKGVFLNQGFYNLFLAIGALYGAIFFDLHANYAPAIMIFSCLSVFGAGLVLFASKPSMARAAIIQGLPPLIAIALIGFSIFGG from the coding sequence ATGATTTTAGCCGCAAGGATTTTAGCCGGTATCGTAGGAGCGCTTCACGTATGGATTTTTCTCATGGAGAGCGTTCTTTGGATGCGGCCGACAATTCACAGACGTTTCGGAGTGACGGATAAAAAGTTAGCGGAAACGATGAAAGGAGTTTTTTTGAACCAAGGTTTTTACAACCTCTTCTTAGCGATCGGTGCGCTTTACGGCGCGATCTTTTTCGATCTTCATGCAAACTACGCTCCGGCAATTATGATTTTTTCCTGTTTGTCGGTTTTCGGCGCCGGTCTAGTCCTTTTCGCCTCTAAACCTTCCATGGCACGCGCTGCGATTATTCAAGGATTACCGCCTTTGATTGCAATCGCTTTGATCGGATTTTCCATATTTGGCGGATAA